In Massilia violaceinigra, the following are encoded in one genomic region:
- a CDS encoding PEP-CTERM sorting domain-containing protein: protein MRAYLVTMFLAGVATSQAHAKLVTFDYTAVVDKTTRYGASTGYATIDVPSISIDGKEIVAGDTQRGSFTIDLDTPTYDWRPEYSTVEYRGSLNNIGSVSVDRSGYSFASEGSLYESGFSVSNQPYGDSFSFMGSTYRNGTSGHYGSEYMRISLGDTNGDLLATDAPPQFLNFAAAEWSQILYGYYPDQNGDSLSTWGTLTSLAVRPPSPVPEPASYAMLAAGLLTVGAVARAKARRKG from the coding sequence ATGCGCGCTTATCTCGTCACGATGTTCCTGGCCGGCGTTGCCACCAGCCAGGCGCACGCCAAACTGGTTACCTTCGACTACACCGCCGTGGTCGATAAAACCACCCGCTACGGGGCCAGCACCGGGTACGCCACCATCGACGTGCCTTCGATTTCCATCGATGGCAAGGAGATCGTGGCGGGTGACACGCAGCGCGGCTCGTTCACCATCGACCTCGATACACCAACCTATGACTGGCGGCCGGAGTATTCGACGGTTGAATACCGCGGATCGCTGAACAATATCGGCAGTGTAAGCGTGGACCGGAGCGGCTATAGCTTCGCCTCCGAAGGTTCCCTCTACGAGTCCGGTTTCAGCGTATCGAATCAGCCGTATGGCGACTCCTTCAGCTTTATGGGCAGCACGTACCGTAATGGCACGAGCGGGCACTACGGCAGCGAGTATATGCGGATCAGCCTGGGCGACACCAATGGCGATCTGCTGGCCACTGATGCGCCACCGCAGTTCCTGAACTTTGCGGCCGCCGAATGGTCGCAAATTCTCTACGGGTATTACCCGGACCAAAACGGCGACAGCCTGAGCACCTGGGGAACCCTGACTTCGCTCGCCGTGCGGCCGCCTTCCCCGGTACCGGAGCCTGCCAGCTACGCGATGCTGGCCGCCGGCCTGCTGACCGTGGGGGCGGTCGCACGGGCCAAAGCCCGTCGCAAGGGCTGA
- a CDS encoding RHS repeat-associated core domain-containing protein, whose translation MTRRIFSRLTSGALIVVMTYTPLLGAYTGTVASAQSVPEAATSYKYDLVGNLKEITDPLGRVTNLTYDPLDRVKQVEQPLTNGARPTIKYGYDGIDQVATVTDPRNLETRYGVDGLGNRNELGSPDTGLTKSTYDAAGNLKTRIDGRGKTNTYFYDALNRLTRIDYTGTVGTTFEYDGDAKLTPTAAGKITRMTDESGYTTYTYDAFGRLATKAQTTTGLGTYTNTHTLAYEYDAAGRLASVTYPSGNRVNYGYNPAGQVASITLNPVAANGTGTNININSSIVLLNNITYSPFGGTTGWTWGNSVPANQYAHVRTYDLDGRISSYTMGSPSANGVVRTVNYDAASRIKGYTHTGTGTAPSPASLNQTFGYDELNRLTSYNGNGTSQTYAYDASGNRVKAGFGANSYTNTIDPLSNKLSATTGPGPAKTNLYNGAGDLMTGGTHVVTYSGRGRPYRNENGAVTTHQLFNGLDQRVFQTYGGGIFVYDEQGQLVGEYSYLNGKAMRETVYLGNLPVAVLTQTVTGTAPAQSTAINVFHIHPDHLGSPRMITRTLDNKIVWRWDNGDPFGLTPPTEYFNGSGTFTFNLRMPGQYYDRSTNLFHNYHRDYDPQTGRYIQSDPIGLAGGINTYAYVGGNPVSSIDPAGLADYTYDFSIYSKQNPVLQLWNVTAEKLADTLRGPDYVSASANLYIVSGGVAMNLHNGNVYAQGSLLRSYPAPSGKLGFCAVAGSIVGSGVDGAQTDSFLGGAGNQIGYFAPVGTPFIGVGGGMSHAYGGAYSFEYGVGTPGASVSPATYGWVKK comes from the coding sequence ATGACCCGCCGTATTTTCAGCCGTTTGACTTCCGGCGCATTGATTGTTGTGATGACGTATACCCCGCTGCTGGGTGCCTATACCGGCACCGTCGCATCGGCGCAGTCGGTGCCGGAAGCGGCCACCAGTTACAAGTACGACCTTGTCGGCAATCTGAAGGAAATTACCGACCCGCTGGGACGGGTGACGAACCTCACCTACGATCCACTCGACCGTGTAAAACAGGTGGAACAGCCGCTGACTAACGGCGCCCGCCCGACCATCAAGTATGGTTACGACGGCATCGACCAAGTCGCGACGGTGACCGATCCGCGTAACCTGGAGACGCGTTATGGCGTTGACGGACTGGGTAACCGCAACGAGCTGGGAAGCCCCGACACGGGCCTGACCAAGTCAACCTACGATGCCGCCGGCAACCTGAAAACGCGCATCGACGGCCGCGGTAAGACGAATACCTATTTTTATGATGCGCTCAACCGCCTGACCCGGATCGACTATACGGGCACCGTCGGAACCACGTTCGAGTACGACGGCGACGCCAAGCTGACACCGACTGCCGCTGGCAAAATAACGCGGATGACGGATGAATCGGGTTATACGACCTATACCTATGACGCATTCGGGCGGCTAGCGACCAAAGCCCAGACCACGACCGGCTTGGGGACCTACACCAACACGCATACGCTTGCCTATGAGTACGATGCGGCCGGCCGGCTGGCGAGCGTGACCTACCCGAGCGGGAACCGCGTTAACTATGGCTACAACCCTGCGGGCCAGGTCGCCAGCATCACGCTGAACCCAGTGGCAGCCAATGGTACCGGCACCAACATCAACATCAACAGCAGTATTGTTTTGCTGAACAATATCACCTACTCACCGTTTGGCGGCACCACCGGCTGGACATGGGGCAATAGCGTTCCAGCAAACCAGTACGCGCATGTGCGCACCTACGACCTCGATGGCCGGATCAGCAGCTATACGATGGGAAGCCCTTCGGCGAACGGCGTTGTACGCACGGTCAATTACGACGCCGCCAGCCGCATCAAGGGATACACCCATACTGGTACAGGAACGGCGCCCAGCCCTGCCAGCTTGAACCAGACCTTTGGCTACGACGAGTTGAATCGCCTGACCAGCTACAATGGCAACGGCACCAGCCAGACCTACGCCTACGACGCCAGCGGTAACCGCGTCAAGGCTGGGTTCGGAGCGAACAGCTACACGAACACCATCGACCCGCTCAGCAACAAGCTGAGCGCGACCACCGGCCCGGGGCCGGCAAAGACGAATCTCTATAACGGCGCGGGTGATCTGATGACGGGTGGCACGCACGTCGTCACCTATAGCGGCCGGGGCCGCCCGTACAGGAACGAGAATGGTGCCGTCACCACCCACCAGCTGTTCAACGGCCTGGATCAGCGTGTATTCCAGACTTACGGTGGTGGTATATTCGTCTATGACGAGCAAGGACAGTTGGTAGGTGAGTACAGCTATCTCAACGGCAAGGCGATGCGCGAGACGGTGTACCTGGGCAATCTGCCGGTGGCAGTGCTGACGCAGACAGTGACAGGAACGGCACCTGCCCAAAGCACGGCGATTAACGTGTTCCATATTCATCCGGATCATTTGGGATCGCCACGGATGATCACGCGCACGCTCGACAACAAGATTGTCTGGCGCTGGGACAACGGTGATCCGTTCGGGCTGACACCGCCGACCGAATATTTCAACGGATCAGGTACCTTTACATTTAACTTGCGCATGCCAGGCCAGTACTACGACCGAAGCACGAATCTGTTTCACAACTACCACAGGGACTATGATCCGCAGACGGGACGGTACATCCAAAGCGATCCGATCGGACTGGCGGGCGGCATTAATACCTATGCCTATGTCGGCGGAAATCCCGTATCGTCAATCGATCCTGCCGGGCTAGCTGACTACACGTACGACTTTTCGATTTATTCCAAGCAGAACCCTGTCCTGCAGCTATGGAACGTGACCGCAGAGAAGCTCGCTGACACGCTCCGTGGGCCCGACTATGTATCGGCGTCGGCGAACTTGTATATTGTGTCTGGTGGGGTAGCGATGAATCTCCATAATGGTAATGTCTATGCGCAAGGTAGCCTGTTAAGGAGCTATCCTGCGCCAAGTGGTAAGCTGGGATTCTGCGCAGTAGCGGGGAGCATCGTTGGATCTGGTGTGGACGGAGCCCAGACCGATTCGTTTTTAGGCGGGGCCGGCAATCAGATCGGCTATTTTGCTCCGGTTGGGACTCCTTTTATTGGAGTGGGCGGAGGGATGAGTCACGCCTATGGCGGTGCTTATTCTTTCGAGTATGGTGTTGGCACTCCAGGCGCTAGCGTTTCGCCAGCGACATATGGCTGGGTAAAAAAATGA
- the tnpB gene encoding IS66 family insertion sequence element accessory protein TnpB (TnpB, as the term is used for proteins encoded by IS66 family insertion elements, is considered an accessory protein, since TnpC, encoded by a neighboring gene, is a DDE family transposase.): MQLSADTIWLATAAVDMRTGIDGLSLHVQQALGRAPCDGTAYVFANRRRTRMKLVCWDGTGVWMCLRRLHRGQFVWPQADEASWQMSAEQWQWLVAGVDWQRLSATAPVQWRL; this comes from the coding sequence ATGCAGCTGTCGGCCGATACGATCTGGCTGGCGACGGCGGCGGTGGACATGCGCACGGGCATCGACGGACTCTCCCTGCACGTGCAGCAGGCGTTAGGGCGAGCGCCGTGCGACGGCACGGCCTACGTGTTTGCCAATCGCCGCCGGACGCGCATGAAGCTGGTGTGCTGGGACGGCACCGGCGTCTGGATGTGCTTGCGCCGGCTGCACCGTGGCCAGTTCGTCTGGCCGCAGGCAGACGAGGCAAGTTGGCAGATGAGTGCCGAGCAATGGCAGTGGTTGGTGGCCGGTGTGGACTGGCAGCGCTTGTCGGCCACAGCGCCGGTGCAGTGGCGCCTGTGA
- a CDS encoding H-NS histone family protein — protein sequence MNLSNLSFVELKALYDQIAVEMKTRESKAIENARAEITAIAARVGLPLGELMGKAGKTEVKNKAAVKYRNPADPSNEWTGRGRSPAWVKAMAEAGTLDSAKV from the coding sequence ATGAACTTGTCAAATTTATCTTTTGTTGAATTAAAAGCACTGTATGATCAAATCGCAGTCGAAATGAAAACGCGTGAAAGCAAAGCGATCGAGAACGCGCGCGCGGAAATTACCGCGATCGCGGCCCGTGTAGGCCTTCCACTCGGAGAGCTGATGGGCAAAGCCGGCAAGACGGAAGTCAAAAACAAGGCGGCGGTGAAATACCGTAACCCGGCCGATCCGAGCAATGAATGGACGGGCCGTGGGCGCTCTCCAGCTTGGGTAAAAGCTATGGCGGAAGCCGGTACGCTCGATAGCGCCAAGGTGTAA
- the tnpA gene encoding IS66 family insertion sequence element accessory protein TnpA → MSNSEREKVWEERVAQWQASGLSQRAYAIEQGFPVRQVGYWVRRLTKREAMPTLLPVRVAQAGPVAVAISLRNEHGWTLSLPTDMRASWLAELMRAL, encoded by the coding sequence GTGTCAAATTCGGAACGTGAGAAGGTATGGGAAGAGCGCGTCGCGCAGTGGCAGGCCAGCGGCCTTTCGCAGCGGGCCTACGCAATCGAGCAAGGCTTTCCGGTACGCCAGGTTGGCTACTGGGTACGGCGTTTGACCAAGCGGGAAGCGATGCCTACACTGCTCCCGGTGCGGGTGGCACAGGCGGGTCCGGTGGCGGTTGCGATCAGCTTGCGCAACGAGCACGGTTGGACCTTGAGCTTGCCGACCGATATGCGGGCCAGTTGGCTGGCGGAATTGATGCGTGCGTTGTGA
- the tnpC gene encoding IS66 family transposase has protein sequence MDLLNELALTNIDPAMLAQVRALFEQQRTKLAENDFKIKALTFELAYYKRVRFGKASEALVGEQRMLFDEAVDMDLAAIDEELHSQAPTKQARKRAGRQPLPPELPRIEHRHEPESCQCGQCGAGLVKIGEDVSEQLDVEPARFFVHRHIRPQYACRPCETVTAAPIPSAVIDGGLAAVGLLAWIAVCKYLDHLPLYRIEQIAARQGVPLARSTLGEWIGRIGVALQPLADRLAELLRERSCLHADETPVRQLDPGSGKTKHAYLWAYRSNALDDGPSVVVFDYRTSRAGAHARAFLQDWRGHLMVDDYAGYKAMFATGPTELACLAHIRRKFFDVHAASGSPVAEEALRRIAQLYAIEQQTTGMTSSQRLALREQHAIPALAEMHTWLLTTQRSVAAGSGTAKAIEHALKRWPALQRYASSGSLPIDNNPVENAIRPIAIGKKNWLFAGSERAGRRAAAIQSLFATAKLNGLDPARWLADTLEKLPTCPNSRIDSLLPFANSTQA, from the coding sequence ATGGATCTGCTTAACGAACTTGCCCTCACTAACATCGACCCAGCTATGCTGGCGCAGGTGCGGGCCTTGTTCGAACAGCAGCGGACGAAGCTGGCCGAGAACGACTTTAAGATCAAGGCGCTGACGTTCGAGCTGGCCTATTACAAACGGGTCCGCTTCGGCAAGGCCAGCGAAGCGCTGGTCGGCGAACAGCGCATGCTATTTGACGAGGCAGTCGATATGGACCTCGCCGCCATCGACGAGGAACTCCACAGTCAGGCGCCGACCAAGCAAGCGCGCAAGCGTGCCGGCCGTCAGCCACTGCCGCCGGAACTGCCGCGCATCGAGCACCGCCATGAGCCGGAATCGTGCCAGTGCGGGCAATGCGGCGCAGGCCTGGTCAAGATCGGCGAGGACGTCAGCGAACAGCTGGACGTGGAACCGGCGCGCTTCTTCGTGCATCGCCATATCAGGCCGCAGTACGCCTGCAGGCCTTGCGAAACGGTGACGGCAGCGCCAATCCCGTCGGCCGTCATCGACGGCGGCCTGGCTGCAGTCGGTCTGCTGGCGTGGATCGCCGTCTGCAAGTACTTGGACCATCTGCCGCTATACCGGATCGAACAGATCGCCGCGCGCCAGGGCGTGCCGCTGGCACGCTCTACGCTGGGCGAATGGATCGGCCGCATCGGCGTGGCCCTGCAGCCGCTGGCCGACCGGCTGGCCGAACTGCTCAGGGAGCGAAGTTGCCTGCATGCTGACGAAACACCAGTACGCCAGCTTGATCCCGGCAGCGGCAAGACCAAGCACGCCTATCTGTGGGCCTACCGTTCGAACGCGCTCGACGACGGGCCGTCAGTGGTCGTGTTTGACTACCGGACGAGTCGTGCTGGCGCGCATGCGCGCGCCTTCCTGCAGGACTGGCGCGGTCACCTGATGGTCGACGACTACGCCGGCTACAAGGCAATGTTTGCCACGGGTCCGACCGAACTCGCATGCCTGGCCCACATCCGCCGCAAGTTCTTCGACGTGCACGCCGCCAGCGGCAGTCCGGTGGCTGAGGAAGCGTTGCGCCGTATCGCCCAGCTGTACGCCATCGAGCAGCAGACAACAGGCATGACGTCGTCGCAGCGCCTCGCCTTGCGCGAGCAGCATGCCATCCCGGCCTTGGCCGAGATGCATACCTGGTTACTGACTACGCAGCGCAGCGTCGCCGCCGGCAGCGGCACTGCCAAGGCCATTGAACATGCCCTCAAACGCTGGCCAGCGCTGCAGCGCTACGCCAGTTCGGGCAGCCTGCCCATCGATAACAACCCGGTCGAGAACGCGATACGGCCGATCGCTATCGGCAAGAAGAACTGGCTGTTTGCCGGGTCGGAACGGGCCGGCCGCCGCGCCGCTGCCATCCAAAGCCTGTTCGCGACCGCCAAACTGAATGGACTCGATCCTGCGCGCTGGCTAGCCGACACACTTGAAAAACTTCCAACCTGCCCGAACAGCAGGATCGACTCGCTGCTACCGTTCGCAAACTCTACACAGGCCTAA
- a CDS encoding IS6 family transposase produces the protein MLNFKGMRFPIDVILVCLRWYAGYPLRYRHLEEMMEERGMSLDHSSINRWAIRFLPLIEKMAWKHKRPVGCSWHMDETYIKVKGVWKYLYRAVDNQGKTVDFLLAAKRDMAAAKRFFDKAIGANGDPDKIAMNKSGANKAAIDAINAGRDVPIVVRQVKYLNNIVEQDYRAIERVTKPMLNFKSVRSAGTVLAGIELMHMIRKGQFEIDDADAMSFAEQFFTLTGPVRPV, from the coding sequence ATGCTCAATTTCAAAGGGATGCGCTTTCCTATCGATGTGATCCTCGTCTGCCTCCGCTGGTATGCCGGCTATCCGCTGCGCTACCGGCACCTCGAGGAAATGATGGAAGAGCGCGGCATGTCGCTCGACCATTCGTCAATTAACCGGTGGGCGATTCGCTTCCTGCCGCTCATCGAGAAGATGGCCTGGAAACACAAGCGCCCGGTCGGCTGCAGCTGGCACATGGATGAGACCTACATCAAGGTCAAGGGCGTCTGGAAATACCTCTACCGCGCAGTCGACAATCAGGGCAAGACCGTCGACTTCTTGCTGGCGGCCAAGCGCGACATGGCCGCAGCGAAGCGCTTCTTCGACAAGGCCATCGGTGCGAACGGCGATCCGGATAAGATCGCGATGAACAAGAGCGGCGCCAACAAGGCGGCGATCGATGCGATCAACGCCGGCCGCGACGTCCCGATCGTAGTACGCCAGGTCAAATACCTCAACAACATTGTCGAGCAGGACTATCGCGCCATCGAGCGGGTGACCAAGCCCATGCTCAACTTCAAATCGGTCCGGTCCGCCGGCACGGTGCTCGCTGGAATCGAGCTGATGCACATGATCCGCAAGGGTCAGTTCGAGATCGACGACGCCGATGCGATGTCGTTCGCCGAACAATTTTTTACGCTGACAGGGCCGGTCCGTCCAGTTTGA
- a CDS encoding PDDEXK nuclease domain-containing protein → MQAAAVTTGLAGDIRVLIGEARAGLASTVNSALTMLYWRIGRRIRAEVLQGERAGYGEQIVALLAGQLEAEHGRGFGAKNLRHMLRFGEVFEAEEIVYALSRQLSWTHLRSLIYIDDPLKREFYLEMCRDEGWSTRTLQGRLDSMLFERTALSRKPDELLTSELATLRDKGVLGPNLVLKDPYVLDFLGLRDHYLEKDLEDAILRELENFLLELGTGFSFVARQKRLQIDNNDFYIDLLFYNRRLRRLVAIELKLGEFKAADKGQMELYLRWLAKHEQEPGEAPPLGIILCTGKNREQIELLELGQSGIHVAEYLTGLPSRQLLEQKLNEAVALSRARLENRPSPDRLDP, encoded by the coding sequence ATGCAAGCTGCAGCAGTGACAACCGGCTTGGCCGGCGACATCCGCGTCCTGATCGGCGAGGCACGGGCCGGACTGGCCAGTACGGTCAATTCGGCCCTGACCATGCTTTACTGGCGCATTGGCCGGCGCATACGCGCCGAGGTGCTTCAAGGGGAACGGGCAGGCTACGGCGAACAGATCGTCGCATTGCTGGCGGGCCAATTGGAAGCTGAGCACGGGCGCGGCTTCGGCGCCAAAAACTTGCGTCACATGCTGCGTTTTGGCGAGGTGTTCGAGGCCGAGGAGATTGTCTACGCACTGAGTAGACAATTGAGCTGGACCCATTTGCGCAGCCTGATCTACATCGACGATCCCCTCAAGCGGGAGTTCTACCTGGAGATGTGCCGCGACGAGGGCTGGAGCACGCGCACCTTGCAGGGCCGGCTCGATTCCATGCTGTTCGAGCGCACGGCTCTTTCGCGCAAGCCCGACGAATTGCTGACGAGCGAACTGGCGACCTTGCGCGATAAGGGGGTGCTCGGCCCGAACCTCGTGCTGAAGGACCCCTACGTGCTGGACTTTCTGGGGTTGCGCGATCACTACCTTGAAAAAGATCTCGAAGACGCCATCCTGCGCGAACTGGAAAATTTCCTGTTGGAGCTGGGAACCGGCTTCAGTTTTGTCGCCCGTCAAAAACGGCTGCAAATCGACAACAACGATTTTTACATCGACCTGCTGTTCTACAACCGCCGCTTGCGGCGCCTGGTCGCCATCGAACTCAAGCTTGGCGAATTCAAGGCGGCCGACAAAGGCCAGATGGAGCTCTATCTGCGGTGGCTAGCCAAACATGAACAAGAGCCGGGCGAAGCGCCGCCACTGGGCATTATCCTTTGCACAGGCAAGAACCGTGAACAGATAGAATTGCTGGAACTGGGGCAAAGCGGCATTCACGTCGCCGAGTACCTGACTGGCTTGCCGTCCCGGCAATTGCTAGAGCAAAAGCTGAATGAGGCGGTGGCGCTGTCGAGGGCGCGGCTGGAGAATCGGCCCAGCCCGGATCGGCTCGACCCGTAG
- a CDS encoding DUF6531 domain-containing protein: MAFPFAGAPFLSRLSPHRIFFVLITAISLCVTLPARAAEPTPRPDTFGPYKYTIFGGSEDLDEAGAIKTAIARVKALDVNKDYCKINFVSPPSSIYGAEIVDADAMRGYSHKSISAYYYGVVNGVCVETIKLEPNPLPMKRWRLVCHAAKNYRYSAEEDKCVYFTPESNKDADGKNIGIGCPEAPGPTVGKPIQPATGNMWHIITDYQAPQSASSLTLSRFYNSAPTYPDPYVVRGFGVRWTHSYNKSLRPEKQYSNGSTCWRSPVDGSFDCSSGFQSDEPIPSRVSVSHPDGRQTMFTRSTNGNYTSSPDVCDRLSPVMAGDNLAVKEWILTSAQHDRTERFDAKGLLLSVTERSGLKQVFTYSDGVSNNTSVSHFPAAAPACANVHPDDVLPAGRLLCVTNNWGRQLQFRYDVKGRIAEMIDPAGKSTLYEYDGASGGCIPGNEASVACKANNLTKVTYPDGKSQTYWYNEASKIQINDDAECKLLTKTTGNGFGPTAFRNLMTGLVDENEDRHISWTYDCAGRATSSQLGEDIDKVTVAYVAKPDTGGPPLAIVTHYVGPKEKPVTSVSYFEKDYVQGVAKTTNIYAPCVECGSIAQRKYDAIGNVTMTKDFNGNYSCFQYEAGRNLETARVEGASTADCTSLLAAQTLASPARKTTTKWHAEFRLPETIAEPKRITKYQYDFKTGNITKTEQATTDLTGAQGVNAPLTGSVRKWAYAYDKGQLTTVTGPRSDIVDVTKYGYDSKTGDLITVTNAVGKATTYGSYDDHGRVHTIRAPDGVTTELAYTERGWVKSKIVSSGIDANKPPQTTTYAYTPSGQIEMVTFPDNSVTKYTYDAAHRLTSVVSGRDESLESIIYTLDLTGNRIKEEVRDHKGNLVRQITRTYDKTGRLTSQTGAAR; the protein is encoded by the coding sequence ATGGCTTTTCCCTTCGCAGGCGCACCGTTTTTATCGCGGCTATCGCCCCACCGCATTTTTTTCGTACTAATCACGGCAATTTCCCTGTGTGTCACGCTCCCTGCGCGGGCCGCTGAGCCTACGCCTAGACCCGACACCTTTGGTCCGTATAAATATACTATTTTTGGCGGAAGTGAGGACCTGGATGAGGCGGGCGCAATCAAAACAGCGATCGCGCGTGTAAAAGCCCTGGACGTGAATAAAGACTATTGTAAAATAAATTTTGTGTCACCCCCATCGTCAATTTACGGGGCTGAAATTGTAGATGCCGATGCAATGCGCGGCTATTCACACAAGTCGATATCCGCATACTACTATGGTGTGGTAAATGGCGTATGCGTCGAGACAATAAAATTAGAACCTAATCCCTTGCCTATGAAGCGCTGGCGATTGGTATGCCACGCAGCGAAAAACTATCGCTATTCCGCTGAGGAAGATAAATGCGTCTATTTCACACCTGAGTCAAACAAGGACGCGGACGGAAAAAATATTGGCATTGGATGTCCTGAAGCACCCGGACCGACCGTCGGCAAACCGATTCAGCCAGCCACAGGCAATATGTGGCACATCATCACGGATTACCAGGCCCCGCAGAGCGCGAGTAGCCTGACGCTGAGCCGTTTCTATAACAGTGCGCCCACCTATCCGGATCCCTACGTGGTTCGTGGCTTTGGCGTGCGCTGGACCCATTCGTATAACAAATCGCTCAGGCCTGAAAAACAATACTCTAACGGAAGCACTTGCTGGCGTTCCCCGGTAGACGGCTCGTTCGATTGCTCGTCCGGTTTCCAGAGCGATGAGCCGATTCCAAGCAGGGTATCCGTCAGCCATCCTGACGGCAGGCAAACGATGTTCACACGTTCCACCAATGGCAATTACACCAGTTCGCCCGACGTGTGCGACAGGCTGTCGCCAGTCATGGCGGGAGACAATTTGGCCGTAAAAGAGTGGATACTCACCAGTGCACAGCATGACCGCACGGAACGTTTCGACGCTAAAGGTTTGCTGTTGTCCGTAACGGAACGCAGCGGGCTCAAGCAAGTATTCACGTATAGCGACGGCGTCAGTAATAACACTAGCGTCAGTCATTTTCCAGCAGCCGCACCCGCTTGTGCCAACGTGCATCCGGATGACGTACTTCCGGCCGGCCGCCTGCTTTGTGTGACGAACAACTGGGGACGCCAGCTCCAGTTCAGGTATGACGTGAAAGGCCGCATTGCCGAAATGATCGATCCTGCGGGTAAGTCCACGCTCTACGAATATGACGGCGCATCGGGTGGCTGCATTCCAGGCAATGAAGCCAGCGTCGCCTGCAAGGCAAACAATCTGACCAAGGTGACTTACCCTGACGGAAAAAGCCAGACGTACTGGTATAACGAGGCAAGCAAAATCCAGATCAATGACGACGCGGAATGCAAATTGCTGACCAAAACAACCGGAAATGGTTTTGGCCCCACGGCTTTCAGAAACCTGATGACTGGCCTGGTCGATGAAAATGAAGATCGCCACATCAGCTGGACGTACGACTGCGCCGGGCGGGCGACGTCCTCGCAACTCGGCGAAGACATCGACAAGGTCACGGTCGCCTATGTCGCTAAGCCTGATACAGGGGGGCCGCCATTGGCAATTGTGACCCACTATGTGGGGCCGAAGGAAAAACCGGTGACGTCGGTGAGCTACTTTGAAAAGGATTATGTGCAAGGGGTTGCTAAAACTACCAACATTTACGCACCCTGCGTGGAGTGCGGCTCGATCGCCCAACGTAAATATGACGCCATCGGCAATGTCACCATGACGAAGGATTTCAACGGCAACTACAGCTGCTTCCAATATGAGGCCGGGCGCAATCTGGAAACGGCGCGGGTCGAAGGCGCGTCAACTGCCGATTGTACGTCGCTGCTGGCCGCGCAGACACTTGCTTCGCCAGCACGTAAAACCACGACCAAATGGCACGCGGAATTCCGCCTGCCGGAGACCATCGCCGAACCCAAGCGTATTACGAAATACCAGTACGACTTCAAAACCGGCAATATAACCAAGACCGAGCAGGCCACCACCGACCTGACGGGCGCGCAGGGAGTGAACGCGCCTCTGACGGGAAGCGTCCGGAAATGGGCATACGCATACGATAAAGGGCAATTGACAACCGTGACCGGTCCGCGTAGCGACATCGTCGACGTCACCAAGTACGGCTATGACTCGAAGACGGGCGACTTGATCACAGTAACGAACGCCGTCGGCAAAGCGACGACTTACGGGAGCTATGACGACCATGGCCGGGTTCACACGATTCGCGCGCCTGACGGCGTTACGACAGAGCTGGCTTACACCGAGCGCGGATGGGTCAAGTCGAAAATCGTATCAAGCGGCATAGACGCAAATAAGCCCCCACAGACGACCACATACGCCTACACGCCGTCAGGTCAGATCGAGATGGTCACGTTTCCCGACAACAGCGTGACGAAGTATACCTACGATGCGGCGCACCGGCTCACTTCGGTCGTCAGCGGCCGTGACGAGAGCCTCGAAAGCATCATTTATACACTCGACCTCACCGGCAACAGGATCAAGGAAGAAGTGCGCGACCACAAAGGCAACCTTGTGCGCCAGATTACCCGTACCTATGACAAAACCGGCCGTCTGACGAGCCAAACCGGAGCTGCACGATGA